TAACGGAAGGCATAGTGGGAATCCTCCGAAAAATCCGTGCAGAAAAGGATCTTCTTGAACATCGTCTTCCCTCCTTTGGGTTCGATCGTTCTGTTTCGGTGGCGGGGATTCGCCCTTCCTTCTTGACAAGGTTCTTTTTCAGATTTATGTTTCACCATATTTATCATAAAACGGCCTTTCTTTTCCACAAAAATCTTTTCCCATCGGAGGAAGGCCCTTCTTCGGGACTCTTCCCCCAGGGTTGAGAAGAGGATTTCGGCGGGAGGAAGGACATGCTCAGGAACAAACAGATCGGGTTTGTGGGAGCGGGCAATATGGGCGAGGCCCTCATCCACGGCCTGCTCCACGGCCATCTCTGCCGGCCCGAACAGATCCTCTGTTCGGACGCCAAGCCGGAAAGGCTCAAGTGGATTCGAGAGCGATATGCCGTAAAGGGGACCTCCCATAATGTGGAGGTGGTGAAGCACTCCGACATCCTCATCCTGGCCGTCAAGCCCCAGATCATGAAGCCGGTGGTGGAGGAGGTGGCCAAACATCTCGATCTCACCAAATTGATCATCTCGATCGCCGCGGGCGTTCCCCTCGATGCGATCGAATCGTGCGCCCGAAAGGAGTTGAAGCTGATCCGGGTGATGCCCAACATCTGCGTCTCGGTCCGGGAGGGCATCTCGGCCATCGCCGGAGGAAGGCATGCCTCCAAAGAGGATCTGATGGTGGCCAAGACGATCTTCGATTCCGTGGGGAAATCGATCTTCATCGAGGAGTCGCTTCTGGATGCCGTGACCGGTC
The sequence above is a segment of the Thermodesulfobacteriota bacterium genome. Coding sequences within it:
- the proC gene encoding pyrroline-5-carboxylate reductase, which produces MLRNKQIGFVGAGNMGEALIHGLLHGHLCRPEQILCSDAKPERLKWIRERYAVKGTSHNVEVVKHSDILILAVKPQIMKPVVEEVAKHLDLTKLIISIAAGVPLDAIESCARKELKLIRVMPNICVSVREGISAIAGGRHASKEDLMVAKTIFDSVGKSIFIEESLLDAVTGLSGSGPAYIFLIIDALADAGVKVGLSRNDALVLASQTVLGAAKMLIETGEHPGKLKDMVTSPGGTAIAGLHTLEQGGVRTTLINAVEVATQRARVLGEMMKNNLTNEKG